In one window of Henckelia pumila isolate YLH828 chromosome 1, ASM3356847v2, whole genome shotgun sequence DNA:
- the LOC140873984 gene encoding uncharacterized protein codes for METQIGQLANALKDNKRGQFPSNTEVNPIEHCKVIELRSGKRIGAEGSKYESERSEGTENLKIHINVPFSDVLEQIPYYETFIKEEMSKKRRLQENKVVNLTEECSAILQKNMPQKLKDPGSFTIPCSIGGAQLSIYRVLELGEVKPATITLQLADRSIAYPRGVVEDVLVKVDKFIFSAYFVILDMEEDHDAPLIFGRPCFATADVKIDVKNGELTMGVEGEKVIFNIFKKANNSSMQELFMIDRVEKFECRNKDVSEVENRQRIKSRVYQRRKIRKKKEKFKKRFVEYVWRVKEKGKAPTKVTTA; via the exons ATGGAGACACAAATTGGACAGCTAGCGAATGCATTGAAAGATAATAAAAGAGGTCAGTTCCCaagtaatactgaggtgaatccaatAGAACATTGCAAGGTCATAGAGTTGCGGAGTGGGAAACGAATAGGGGCTGAAGGAAGTAAATATGAGAGTGAAAGATCTGAGGGGACCGAAAATTTG aagatacacatcaacGTCCCCTTTTCTGATGTTTTGGAGCAAATTCCGTACTATGAAACATTTATTAAGGAGGAgatgtccaagaagagaagGTTGCAAGAGAATAAGGTAGTGAACTTGACTGAGGAGTGCAGCGCAATTCTCCAAAAGAATATGCCCCAAAAgctgaaggatccagggagttttactattccttgttctattggtggtgcTCAG TTGTCTATTTACAGGGTTCTGGAGCTTGGAGAGGTTAAACCGGCCACAATCACCTTGCAGCTTGCTGATAGAAGCATAGCGTATCCACGTGGAGTAGTTGAAGATGTgttagtcaaggtggataaatttattttttcagccTATTTCGTGATTTTGGACATGGAAGAGGATCATGATGCACCATTGATTTTTGGGCGACCATGTTTTGCTACTGCTGATGTCAAAATAGATGTCAAGAACGGTGAATTGACCATGGGTGTGGAAGGTGAAAAAGtaatttttaacatattcaagaaAGCTAATAATTCATCCATGCAAGAATTGTTCATGATTGATCGAGTCGAGAAGTTCGAATGTCGTAACAAAGATGTTAGTGAGGTAGAAAATCGCCAAAGGATAAAGAGCCGAGTGTACcaaagaagaaaaataagaaaaaaaaaagagaaatttaAAAAGCGGTTTGTGgagtatgtttggagggtgaaagagaaagggaaggcCCCAACCAAAGTGACAACCGCCTAA